The stretch of DNA AATAGAATATTGTAATTACATGTTCGTCTTTGTAACGTAAAAAAATTGTTAGATTGTGTAGTTGTGTCGAAGGCAGAACCAGGATTTTAACTTTATGAGTTCTGCATTTTAGAATGGCTTGGAGCTCTAATACTGCGTTCCTAATTtattatttgtacatatttaatgacTTTCTTAACACAAATACACTGCTAGCTACTGGGTTAAGTCGAATCCGTATCTGGGCTTGTAGCTCTACCCCTGGTTGAAAGACCTACAATCTCTCGGAATTCATGCATACTTAGCGAAAGATAGGGCTAAACAGTAGAAAAAGATCTATATAGGCAATGCCTATTAGTTGAGAACATGCTTTAGACTTGTTAGCACTTTTACTCTAGATCCTATGCGTCCTAGGCATAATATTCACTTGAGATGAGTTTAAATGGTTCAATGTCgtcagtgaggattcatatatcCCCAGTTTGTTTGAAATTGAGTTGTTGTTAGGTTTTGTAGTTCTTATCTTGGTGGTTAGATATAGAATATCTGCTAGGGTTTATGGGTTCTTCTGGCTCACTATCTGGTTGCATATTGAAATGCTGCGCAAAGTTTTAGATGAAGGAGTTGGTGTGAAATTCATCTCTCCTATTTTTAGAAAAAAAGTGAATTGGATTATTTTGGTTTTcaggctatttttaatttaatctCCTTGATAGGTTTATTGGGTTTGCATTAGAGCTATATATGTTTAAATAAAAGGAACCTTAGCTTTATTCCTCCCTCCCCTTGGTATGACTGGTAATATTAAAGTGATCAACATGTCTGTATCTCAAGACAGAGACCTCCAAATTTCTGGAAGCGTGTGATAATAAGTGTGGATCAAAACCAAAGTAGTTGGCGTAGGCTTTATGATTCCATGGTGTCCATTCTGCTCTATCTGGACCCATTTCATTCTATTTCTGAACTTATAGAACTATGTGTTTTTACATTGAATTGTGTCAGCTCGCATATGCATAGGGTAAATAATGTgctattatattttttttcttttcagagTCCCAGATTCCATCATTATTTGAGTTGACAAAATTTTGTGATATTTATTAGGCCTCGGCTtgttttcctcattttttgtgcaTCCTATGGTGACTTTCCATGGTGTTTTTGCACTAAGTAATATTCCAACATTGTTTTATTCACCTTGGTGTAGAAGAACTAGTCTTAAACAGAAGTTGCATATTGCTGTCAAGAGGCATGCACATTTATAGTATATACTTGTTATTAAGAGTAATTAGTCTATCACTGAGAAGAAGCTGAAGATTATAATGCAGAGCCTTTGGATTCTTCCTTTTATTTGGGGATATCATTGTTTTGGTACTCTTTGTGTCACAGATACAATCTTTATCAGTCACCTTCCACGGACATGATCTCATTGTTGATTCTGAACTGGAGCTCAACTATGGAAGGTAAAACTTGTTAATTTCTTGTATTATTGTGTATCTTAATTGATGTTAAAGTTCTGACCTCTTATTTTTGCAGACGTTATGGGTTGTTGGGACTGAATGGCTGCGGGAAATCTACTCTTCTTACCGCTATAGGGCTTCGGGAACTTCCCATCCCAGAGCACATGGATATTTTTCATCTTTCACGGGAGATTGATGCCTCTGACATGTCTGCTCTTGAGGCCGTCATTAATTGTGACGAAGAGAGGTTGAAATTGGAGAAAGAAGCTGAAGCTTTGGCTGGACAGGTATAATGCTGTTAACATTAAATTAATGCTCCAAGGTCTTGGTTTTCTTTGGATAATATGGTTAGTTTTGTTTGTATTTTAGGATGATGGTGGTGGAGAGCAACTTGAACGGATCTATGAGCGTTTAGAAGCTATGGATGCAGCAACTGCTGAGAAACGCGCTGCTGAGATCTTGTTTGGTCTTGGATTTGATAAGAAAATGCAAGCAAAGAAAACATGTGATTTCTCCGGTGGCTGGAGAATGAGGATTTCTCTTGCGCGAGCCCTATTTATGAATCCAACAATTTTGTTGCTTGATGAACCGACAAACCATCTTGGTAATCTTCTCTTTACATTTTCTAGTAGAGTAGATCTTTCCTTAACTGTTAGGGTTTTGCCCTTGCTAGATTTATGAATAATGTGTAGTCCTATATGACGGCTCTTTTAGAGTTGACATGTGTTATTCTTCTTCCTGAACACAGACCTAGAGGCCTGTGTGTGGTTAGAAGAATCCTTGAAGAATTTCGAGCGCATTCTGGTTGTCATTTCACACTCCCAGGATTTTCTCAATGGTGTATGTACCAATATCATCCACATGCAAAACAAGAAATTGAAGCTCTATACAGGAAACTACGACCAATATGTTCAAACCCGTTCAGAGCTAGAAGAGAACCAGATGAAACAGTATAAGTGGGAGCAGGAGCAGATTGCTTCAATGAAGGAGTACATTGCTCGCTTTGGACACGGTTCAGCTAAGCTAGCCCGTCAAGCACAGAGTAAAGAAAAAACATTGGCTAAGATGGAGCGTGGCGGGCTTACAGAGAAGGTGGGGAGGGACAGTGTCTTGGTTTTCCGGTTTACTGATGTTGGCAAACTTCCTCCTCCTGTTTTACAGTTTTCGGAAGTCGCATTTGGCTACACACCTGAGAACCTCATCTACAAGAACCTTGATTTTGGTGTAGATCTTGATTCCAGGATAGCACTTGTGGGGCCTAATGGAGCTGGAAAGAGCACACTGCTTAAGCTGATGATAGGGGATTTATTCCCCACTGATGGCATGGTTAAGCGGCATAATCACCTTAAAATTGCACAGTACCACCAGCACTTGGCTGAGAAGCTAGACATGGACATGTCTGCTCTTCAGTACATGATGAGAGAGTACCCTGGGAATGAGGAGGAGAAGATGAGGGCAGCAATTGGGAGGTTTGGCCTAACAGGTAAAGCTCAAGTAATGGCTATGAAGAACTTGTCCGATGGCCAACGTAGTAGGGTGATTTTTGCATGGTTGGCTTATAGGCAACCTCACATGCTGCTGTTGGATGAGCCAACCAACCATCTTGATATTGAGACAATTGACTCACTTGCAGAGGCATTGAATGAATGGGATGGTGGGATGGTTCTAGTTAGTCATGATTTTAGGCTCATAAACCAGGTTGCCCATGAGATATGGGTATGTGAAAATCAGGCTGTTACACGGTGGGAGGGTGATATCATGGACTTCAAGAAACACTTGAAAAAGAGGGCTGGATTGGGTGAGTGAAGCAGATATTCTGTGTGTGTTATATTAGAATGTGATGGTATCACTGTTTCCTGTTGGTCGTTGTTCAGTGCCAAGGGTAACAGTGAAATATCATCAGGACCGTCAAGGAAGCTGACGGAGAGAAAGTAAAAGTTTCTTGATCACCAGTAAGACGTAGTAATCTTTAGCTAAGACCACGCCGAGAGCTGGTGCTAGAGAGAGGAAGTGATCGAACCTTGATCACCATATGAATCTCTGGATATTTTTTTGGCTTAGTTCACTATTTGTATTGTCTACTTTACTGTCTTTACATACTCTTAGGTTTTGGAGAGGATTCATGGCAGCTTATTTCTTATGTTAACATCATGTTTGTTATCTATTGCTATATTATTGTACTtcaaaattttgggattttgaaagCTATTATGGATTTAATATTTCATTTCTAGGGCAGTATATTTGTTTGTTTTCTATATTGTGGGAATGATGCTTGCCTACTGTGCGCTCAATTTGGCCACAAAAAAACGTGAGCACAGAATGATACGGTTACTATAAATTTACATGTTTCCATATTGATTATCAATAATAAAAGGAATTTGGAGAAAAGAATATGATTTGCTCTTTCCTCAAATAGAGGTGAAAAAAGAAATTGATTTTTTACAACGTAACAACGTTTATCAATATGTAAAAGTACTATTTTATTCCGACAAATAAATAGGTCTGTACTAGATAAGTTTGTAATATTTATTACTTtaaataatatttaagaatttatattgaaTAAaactataatttaattattttcttaatactTAGCACTttaaaatcaacaaaaattatacttTAAGAAAATTTAAATTACCTTATACCTTTTCTTATCTATTTATATCTATCCATACTATAACGAAAGCACAAACTCTTTTAccgaaatattttattaattactttttaaATATTTGAGATTTTTAAAATCAATTAATAAATTATTCCTTGTTTAAACTGCTTAAGAAATCCTAATATTTACTACTTTCAAAAGGTAAATAAAATAAGATTTCCTAATATGTATGAGATAACCTTCAAAATGTCAGTATGTTTCACAAATAATTCTGGAGATAATAAACTTTTATTGGTGTTCAATTTGACTTGTGATTGTAGAATACAAATTGTCatttattaattactttcttaatatttaatatttttaaaatcaacTAATAAATTTTTTCTTGTTTTAACTGCGTAAAAAGTCTTAATATTTAGTACTTTCAAAAGGTAAATGAAATAAGATTTCCTAATATGTATGAGATAACCTTTAAAAGGTCAGTGTGTTTCACAAATAATTTTAGAGTAATAAACTTTTATTAGTGTTCAATTTGACTTGTGATTGTAGAatacaaataattaaaaataagaaATATAAAAAAGTATTTCTACGAATCCCTTTTATGTATTATTTCTTCGGTATGCAGTAgccaaagaaaataaagttttgatctttggtttttctttttatttggtTTTCTATGTTATAATACCTTgagttttaaaaatattgtttAGTGTTGAAATAAGTAACTaattaagatttgaaggattACCACGTAAATATTCCAGGTCTTGGCCTAACATTCACTATCAACTGAGGAGTAAGTAGTAACCGACATAACTATAGTGTAGGGATCTTTTTCAATATGTAAGACTTTTATAATCAATTTAAATTATAtctaatataaataattttttatttgagcAATATAACATAACTATAATTCCTTCTATGTTACTTTTGAATGTGAATTATTATACCTCTTATATTATGTTTGAACACAATTTCCTACTCAAACAATATTTTGTCCCTTCGTCGACTTGTTGTATGATATTTGAAATTACATTCAACAATTAGGAGaaataactaagaaaatattttaccgtttgaaaataattaaacttttattatatataattataattacagttaaatattaaaaattaatatgagaTAATATTAAGAATTTGAATCGACAAGAATTAAATTAGTTAGAACAGATAATTAAGTCTTTGATTTAGATAATTAGCAAAAAAAtcaatttagttttttttttctttcaaattcaTCATATAAGTAAAATTAATTTTTCAAGTTGATAGATTCTTAGGATTCATAAATTTATTTTCATAAGCATAATGTTGCTGGCAAAGGATATCCgaaaaatagagtaaaataagTTATAATGTAATATTGTAAGTTAAATTGGTTGAAACACAACCTTGAAAGAGTTAGTATATAATGCAACAGTAGAAGACGAtatgtattttaaataatttgtgataatattttttcttctattttcattctctctctctctctctctctctctatatatatatatatatatatatatatatatatatatataatgatttTAGAATagattaatattaattaattttagacTTTATATTGTCACTGAccgctttttaaaaaaaaattataggaCCAATCTATTCATTCTCAAATCTTAAAATAAAATAGCTACAATTATTAACATCAACACAACATTCTCATAAAGAAAATAGCTATAATTATTAATATAATTAACTTAATTAAATTTTTCATTGTTGCAAGTTTAAAAgacatttaattattttaaatccaATAAACTAGtcaatataaaaatattattgttgtcatTTAAATGAATATTGCATCAATTTTAATGCCCATTTTTATTTTACATAATTTATTCTTTTTTATGTAACTTTTAGTTTATTAACACGTTCAACGCACGTACTCTAAAGCTAGTTAGATGAAtagtataaataaaatatgtcacacacacacacacacacacacacacacacacacacatatatatatatatatatatatatatatatatatatatatatatatatatatatatatatatattaaatatcaattgtatacatatatatgtatactattaCAATACCATGTATATACTTGTTTCAtgtatatatttaattatctacTATTATTACATTAAAATACAATATATACATACAATGGCTGAAGTATTCACTATACTCCGTATATTAATATACTAAAAAGACCATTGTAATTTATAAACTATTTAATACCATTATTATACTTACTGTGTAAAAAGTTATGTTGACATacaattaaaaatagatttttataccaataatatatataattatactaTTTATGTACACATGCATAATGTACAATTCGACATTGTTTGACAAAAACTTGCACGGACGTGTTAATTTGCAACAAGTAAGACACATAAATGTTTTCGAAAATAACTGTAAGATATGTTTTCCCAAATGAAACAGAGTGCGTTAATATTATATATGCATGTAGCAACAGAAAACGCATAGCTAATTACTAATTTAAGCGAAATTAAAGAGTTCTCTTCGTTATTGTTCGGCGCTAATTTAGGAAGTTGTGTCCGCTAAAAGAGAAGAATTGTAATCGCTTTGGAATGCTCTGGAAATTTTTGGAACGTGATTCTTGGTCCATATAATTTGTAGCTTCATGCTAAGAATGTATTTATTTAGCTGCCTCTTTTGTAAAATACCTCCTGGTGCTAGGTATCTGAAATGTTTTCTTAAATATTGCCTACTTATGTTTTTCTCTCATTTCATTATGTATCGACTAGAGCCGTCAATATGGGCTTGTACCGCTGGGCCGACTCAACCTCGCCTGTGGTTTAATAGGGTTGAGCTAAGATTTTTGAAGTTCATTTAAAAATGAGGCTTTTAATCCCGACCCAAGTAAGCTCGTGACCCATGAGGCTTGATCGAAGCTAGGCTAGGTTGGCCCATGGGTTTAATAACGTAGTtaatcaaaaatataaaaaattatagggAGCCAAAATTAACAAGAAGAGTAGTGTAATCTCAAACTGATAATACTTTTTATacgaatataaatattttttgttcTTAAAGTTTTAGatttttcttaatatttaactaattaacattgcatataattatatatttagcTAAAAATAAATATGCTATGGCATCTTTGTTTAATAATAGGATTCAAATGTACTTGACGAAGATGATCTGTTGGtgttggaaaatatttttgagtagttTATTTTTAGTATTGGCTTTTAATAAATGAAATATTGTCCtccttttttgtattttattgtaATCTATTGGAACAATGTCAAAATTATTAAGTTTTGTAGAAACTTTTTATCCAACAAGTATGTTTTTGACTTGTTTatctgtgtgtgtatgtatgtatgtatatataaataatttcGACCCGTGGGGGCTCATGACCCACGAAGGACTGGGTTGGGCTTGACCATTTTAAGGCCCATTAAAAGAGTGGGCCGGCCAACCCAGTCCCGTCAAATGTCAAAGCCCGTGTGGGCTGGACTAGGCCGGACTGAGCCAGCTCGTATTGACAGCTCTAGTATCAATAGTGTTCAAAACCTTCTCAAAAGAATttataagaaaaaaaaagagggtTATAGATCTTATAAGGACAAAATTTCATCATAAAACTTTCTTTGCTAGCTAGCGATTGGAAAATTGATTTGCCATTCAAGTTATATAAATAATAACCATTATCGTAATACCATGCTTTATGCTTGTTTGGTACAAGGAATAAttatgtatagggtaaaatatgctatgacacgTGGCCATCCAaaaagggacacgtggaacctaagACGGGGATGGCCAAAGACCGAAGGCAACTATTTCGTTTGTCACCAGAAAGAATAACgttcataaagatgtgataaatgttcTTTGCCCgatagcatttaatagagaatatttcaTGGCCTTAAGAGCAATtacccgttacagagaatttgacatttatgttcacggttaagggcacgatcctaggacctccttcataGCTAtcaatagtgagctcagttgtcattgtaaaggacacgaattttctggcaaacttacgctacattctatacaaagctcaatacaatcttatcttcttactttttgatttcgttgttgttgtgcccggaaatcCTGTTCTCCGAACTGTTGCTTCTGCTGTTTCGTCTAtatcctaaggctaagtattgcataattcttcaattattttattaattctggatcaaattaattcatttgtctagaaatcacgtataaattcaattgtactattttacgggtaaataatttAGTGCCCactgtggggcctagacagccatgtaattaaattaattcttgccttttttactaacgtgttttgattattttcttaggaaaaatcataagaaatggcagataaTACTGTTAACAACATGCACAACCCCGAGATTCGAGAGGgtcaacctcatttcgaggactcaatcagtgacacccataATGAGGGGAATGACGCTACACCGGTGCATGACAGGTAATATCCTCGACATGTTCGGGAGGCAACTTCCGATGATGCTGATCAGGAACACGTCGTTGACGCGGTAAGGATCTTGCAAGAGCAATAGGCGATCATTCTAGACCACCTCACGCGACAGGAAAAGCTTATGACGGAGTTATAGCAGGCGCTGTCgggagcttcaaataatgcaaacagacgagattCGATTCCTCCCGGGGTCCTCGTGAATCAAACACCGTAGAGGGTCGGCAACAACACTCCGAGGGGTGAAATTGGCTCCGATGGGACATGGGGAGCGGATCCGGCCTCAACAACGAAAATgattctttcaagaatgaacttttacggtttatgagggaagtgaacgtCCGCATGGACTAGATCCCGTGCGCTCCACCAGTACTGAAAGGTCCGGACTCGAAAAAGTATACTCAATTTccatacaagccaagtgcggcaccagagTTAATCCCGATGCAGTTCAAAATGTCTGAAGTGCCAAAGTATAACTGAACTTCAGACCCgtaggagcatattaccacctacacaacagtggtaaagggaaatgatttagctcctcacgaaattgaatctgtgttgctaaaaatatttggagaaaccctcacgagggaagccttgacgtggtattcgctgttacccgagcattccatagactcctttgaaATGCTTGAgcattctttcatcaaggctcatgctgGGGCTAGAAAAGTAAAAGctcgaaaggccgacatattcaagattgcgcaaggagagtccgagctgttacgagagttcgttacccgattccagaaggagagaatgttgctctcggctgtcccggatgaatgagcggctgaagcattcaccaatgGATTGAATTAGAGGAGTTCAGACGCTTTCCAGAAATTGAAGGAAAGCATACTCGAGTTTCAAGAAATGACctgggcggatgtccacaaccggtacgaataaaaaataaggatcgaagatgatcaggttggttttccatcgtcgaccaaaaggatgagaaaataacagagaaaaatcaaagcaTGATTATGATGCGGACAAACGGACTTTGAGGGGTCGATTTTTTGTCTACGAATGGACCGAAGGCCGCAGCAGAGGTTTCCGAACAACGAACAGGTTCGCCATTGACAAGAGGACTGATCGCGGTCGGAACAATCAATTACTGCAGGATAAAGAAGAGTGAGGGTCGCgagatccttcttaccccaagttatcggaatgcaacttcaacgtcagtatagtggagttggtgtcggcgatgagaaacatcaaagaaccACGGTTCCCCAAACTgatgagatctgatcccagccagagggatcccaacttatggtgtgaataccacagACAGGGGACTGTcgacacctccgggaagaagtggcaacattattgaagaatggtcacctcagagaattatTGAGTGATCGAGCAAAGAACAATCATGGTCGTAACCGGGACAACACGGAaccctcgaaagcaggagaagatcccccgCGTCAAACAATCAACATAATCTTCGaagggaacgagattaacggtgggtcaccttttcagcaacaaagaagatgaaagtatcaataacgcatagcaaaaggcttcgtgaagacgatatcacttttacggaGGAGGACACAGACGGATTGCTGCTAtcacacaacgatgcactgggaTTCAGCctcgcaagtgtgacaacccggggagaaattttattactcacaaacgctgaaggagtaatgaaaacaacacTTTTCGAAGTGatagatggtgatatgggatacaacatcattctgggaaggccatggttgcacgagatgaaagctGTACCATCAACGTATCATTAATTGTTGAAGTTTCCAAAACTCGAAGGAATTAAAAAGATAAGGGGTGATCAATCggtggcaagggagatgaatgcaattttggtctccagtagcaaaggaaaggagcATGTGGCATAACAATTACAGGGACCGACACCT from Nicotiana tomentosiformis chromosome 11, ASM39032v3, whole genome shotgun sequence encodes:
- the LOC104110029 gene encoding ABC transporter F family member 1 codes for the protein MVSDAAKKRDAQKKAAAAARRGGKGAAASSKAAATASKAAPETNGVDNLTNGVGDLHISDRNCTGVLCSHPLSRDIRIQSLSVTFHGHDLIVDSELELNYGRRYGLLGLNGCGKSTLLTAIGLRELPIPEHMDIFHLSREIDASDMSALEAVINCDEERLKLEKEAEALAGQDDGGGEQLERIYERLEAMDAATAEKRAAEILFGLGFDKKMQAKKTCDFSGGWRMRISLARALFMNPTILLLDEPTNHLDLEACVWLEESLKNFERILVVISHSQDFLNGVCTNIIHMQNKKLKLYTGNYDQYVQTRSELEENQMKQYKWEQEQIASMKEYIARFGHGSAKLARQAQSKEKTLAKMERGGLTEKVGRDSVLVFRFTDVGKLPPPVLQFSEVAFGYTPENLIYKNLDFGVDLDSRIALVGPNGAGKSTLLKLMIGDLFPTDGMVKRHNHLKIAQYHQHLAEKLDMDMSALQYMMREYPGNEEEKMRAAIGRFGLTGKAQVMAMKNLSDGQRSRVIFAWLAYRQPHMLLLDEPTNHLDIETIDSLAEALNEWDGGMVLVSHDFRLINQVAHEIWVCENQAVTRWEGDIMDFKKHLKKRAGLGE